The following coding sequences lie in one candidate division KSB1 bacterium genomic window:
- a CDS encoding exo-alpha-sialidase: MRCHPSWLLMAGAGMLSSASLFAQPQFFAELIFPLEKWHNHSSSIVEAPNGDLLVCWYHGSGERNADDVVILGSRKPAGSKGWETPFLMADVPGFPDCNPTLFLDARGRLWLFWVVIYSNQWESAILKYRWAEDYTAPGPPQWKWQDVIMLEPLRFEEKFQAAVDRFRPLLVGYPGATEEAERALRLAREKLARRLGWMTRTHPLTLPSGRILLPLYTDAFSVGAVAVSDDTGRTWRASEPIIGLGGIQPSIVRRRDGTLAAYLRDNGPRKRIQYAESHDDGLHWSEVEFLDLPNPGSSVEVVALKSGRWLMVCNDTEQGRHSLAALLSDDEGHSWPWKRHLELVDPGQGSFSYPSIVQSRDGQIHVTYSYHVPEGKSIKHVVFNEEWVMQGDDAK; encoded by the coding sequence ATGCGTTGCCACCCAAGCTGGCTGCTGATGGCGGGCGCTGGAATGCTGTCTTCCGCATCCCTTTTCGCCCAGCCGCAGTTCTTCGCCGAGCTGATTTTCCCGCTGGAGAAGTGGCACAATCACTCGTCCAGTATCGTCGAGGCGCCCAATGGCGACCTCTTGGTCTGCTGGTACCATGGCTCCGGGGAGCGCAACGCTGACGATGTCGTGATCCTTGGCTCGCGCAAACCGGCCGGATCCAAAGGATGGGAGACGCCTTTCCTGATGGCCGACGTCCCCGGCTTTCCGGACTGCAACCCCACGCTCTTCCTCGATGCCCGCGGCAGGTTGTGGCTGTTCTGGGTGGTCATCTATTCCAACCAGTGGGAGTCAGCTATCCTGAAATACCGGTGGGCGGAGGATTACACCGCACCGGGGCCTCCCCAATGGAAGTGGCAGGACGTAATCATGCTCGAGCCACTGCGCTTTGAGGAAAAGTTCCAGGCGGCCGTGGATCGCTTCCGGCCCCTCCTGGTCGGATACCCTGGAGCGACCGAGGAAGCCGAGCGCGCGTTGCGCCTGGCGAGGGAGAAACTGGCGCGCCGTTTGGGCTGGATGACCCGTACCCACCCCCTGACCTTACCTTCTGGAAGGATCCTTTTGCCCCTCTACACCGACGCCTTTTCGGTAGGGGCGGTGGCCGTCTCCGACGACACGGGCCGCACCTGGCGGGCCAGCGAGCCGATCATAGGGCTTGGCGGGATCCAGCCGAGCATCGTGCGGCGCCGCGACGGGACCCTCGCTGCCTACCTCCGCGACAACGGTCCGCGCAAACGAATCCAATACGCCGAGTCGCACGACGACGGACTGCACTGGTCCGAGGTAGAGTTCCTCGACCTGCCGAATCCCGGGTCCAGCGTGGAGGTGGTCGCGCTGAAGAGTGGCCGCTGGCTCATGGTCTGCAATGACACCGAACAAGGAAGGCACTCCCTGGCTGCCCTGCTGAGCGACGACGAAGGGCACAGCTGGCCGTGGAAGCGTCACCTGGAGCTTGTGGATCCCGGCCAGGGCTCCTTTTCGTATCCGTCGATCGTCCAGAGCCGGGACGGCCAAATCCACGTAACCTATAGCTACCACGTTCCCGAAGGCAAGTCCATCAAGCACGTCGTGTTCAATGAGGAGTGGGTGATGCAGGGAGACGATGCAAAGTAG